From Glycine max cultivar Williams 82 chromosome 11, Glycine_max_v4.0, whole genome shotgun sequence, the proteins below share one genomic window:
- the CRK27 gene encoding cysteine-rich receptor-like protein kinase 3, translating into MVVQVQHNLLLVITFLMLLWSWWSLLGALGDPQTHLINKGCSQYNATDLSNFNQNLNATLDDLRAQVSNQSKHFATAQEARGADPVYAMFQCRNYLSTADCAACFVVATAQIRNCSAGANGARVIYDGCFLRYESNGFFDQTTLAGNSMICGNQTAVGATTSFNTTAQQVLMELQIATPKITGFFAATKTQLAGGGAIYAIAQCAETATESACLDCLTVGYNNIHICLPNTDGRAFDAGCFMRYSETAFFADNQTIDITPFLKQGGSSNKKGAIIGGVVGGVGLVVILLALFGLLRRYKKPKRVPRGDILGATELKGPVPYRYKDLKTATKNFSDENKLGEGGFGDVYKGTLKNGKIVAVKKLILGQSGKMDEQFESEVKLISNVHHKNLVRLLGCCSKGQERILVYEYMANKSLDRFLFGENKGSLNWKQRYDIILGTAKGLAYLHEDFHVCIIHRDIKTSNILLDDEMQPRIADFGLARLLPEDQSHLSTRFAGTLGYTAPEYAIHGQLSEKADAYSFGVVVLEIISGQKSSELRTDTDGEFLLQRAWKLYVQDMHLELVDKTLLDPEDYDAEEVKKIIEIALLCTQASAAARPTMSEIVAFLKSKNSLGQIRPSMPVFVETNLRTRAETSTSTGSSTSNATASISMLSAR; encoded by the exons ATGGTGGTGCAAGTGCAACACAATCTCCTCTTAGTCATAACTTTCTTGATGTTGTTGTGGTCATGGTGGAGCCTTTTGGGTGCACTAGGAGACCCTCAAACCCATTTAATCAACAAGGGGTGTAGCCAATACAACGCAACCGACTTGTCCAACTTCAACCAAAACCTAAACGCAACTTTGGATGACCTTAGAGCACAGGTTAGCAACCAAAGCAAGCACTTTGCCACGGCTCAAGAAGCTAGAGGAGCAGACCCTGTCTATGCCATGTTTCAGTGTAGGAACTACCTCTCCACCGCCGACTGCGCCGCCTGCTTCGTGGTTGCCACCGCCCAAATCCGCAATTGCTCAGCCGGAGCCAACGGTGCCCGGGTCATCTATGATGGCTGCTTCCTTAG GTATGAGAGCAATGGCTTCTTTGACCAGACCACACTGGCTGGCAACAGTATGATTTGTGGAAATCAGACAGCAGTAGGAGCCACCACATCTTTTAATACAACTGCACAGCAAGTGCTAATGGAACTGCAAATTGCAACACCAAAAATTACTGGTTTCTTTGCAGCTACCAAGACACAATTGGCTGGTGGTGGTGCAATCTATGCCATTGCACAATGTGCTGAAACTGCCACAGAGAGTGCTTGTTTGGATTGCCTCACAGTTGGATACAACAACATACATATTTGTTTACCCAACACAGATGGCAGAGCATTTGATGCAGGATGCTTTATGAGATACTCAGAGACAGCATTTTTTGCTGATAACCAGACCATTGATATCACACCCTTCTTGAAACAAG GAGGTTCAAGCAACAAGAAGGGAGCCATTATAGGCGGTGTTGTTGGAGGTGTAGGTCTTGTTGTAATCCTCCTTGCACTATTTGGCTTGCTTAGACGGTATAAGAAACCCAAGAGGGTTCCTAGAG GTGACATATTGGGAGCAACCGAGTTGAAAGGTCCAGTTCCCTATAGGTACAAGGATTTGAAGACtgcaacaaaaaatttcagtgaTGAAAATAAACTAGGAGAAGGAGGTTTTGGAGATGTATACAAG GGCACTTTGAAAAATGGGAAAATAGTTGCAgtcaaaaaattaatcttaGGCCAATCCGGGAAGATGGATGAACAATTTGAAAGTGAAGTCAAGCTTATAAGTAATGTTCATCACAAGAATCTGGTTCGACTTCTTGGATGTTGCAGTAAAGGTCAAGAGAGAATCCTTGTTTATGAATACATGGCAAATAAAAGCTTGGACAGATTCTTATTTG GTGAAAATAAGGGTTCTCTCAACTGGAAACAAAGATATGATATAATTTTAGGCACAGCAAAGGGTTTGGCCTATCTACATGAGGATTTCCACGTTTGCATCATACATAGGGATATAAAGACCAGCAATATCCTCTTGGATGATGAGATGCAGCCAAGAATTGCTGATTTTGGGTTGGCAAGACTTCTACCAGAGGACCAATCTCATCTCAGCACAAGATTTGCAGGAACATT GGGATACACAGCACCTGAGTATGCCATCCATGGTCAGTTATCTGAGAAGGCTGATGCATACAGCTTTGGTGTTGTAGTCCTTGAAATCATAAGTGGCCAAAAGAGCAGTGAATTGAGGACAGATACTGATGGTGAATTCCTCCTTCAAAgg GCATGGAAACTATACGTGCAAGATATGCATTTGGAGTTGGTTGACAAGACATTGTTGGACCCTGAAGACTATGATgcagaagaagtgaagaaaatCATAGAGATTGCTTTGCTTTGCACTCAAGCATCAGCTGCTGCAAGGCCAACAATGTCTGAAATAGTAGCTTTTCTCAAAAGCAAGAACTCACTGGGGCAAATAAGGCCTTCTATGCCTGTTTTTGTAGAAACTAACTTAAGGACTCGGGCAGAAACCTCTACCTCAACTGGTTCCTCCACATCTAATGCTACTGCTTCCATTTCTATGCTCTCAGCTCGATGA